Genomic DNA from Streptacidiphilus rugosus AM-16:
GTTCCCCCGCCTTCACCGCCCCGATCCAGCTGACCCAGGGCGGCCAGAGCACCCCGGGCACCCAGGACACCGCGAGCACGCTGGGCACCCCCGGTCCCCTCGACACGGGTGGCGGGACCTTCATCGGCGCCGCGACGATCAGCCCCACCGCCGCACAGGGCCCCTACACCGTCACCGTGCAGTGCGACGGCCAGTCCACGACGGCGGATCTCACCGTCACCGCCGCCACGACCACCGCGTCGCCCCTCCAGCCGACCACGCCCACCGCGGTCCCCGCGCCCACGGTGACCGTCACCCAGACGGTCCCCGTCACCATGGCCCCGCCGAGCGGCGCCGCCTCGACCGGCGACGGCGCCAGCCAGCCCGGCGGATCCTCCCTCACCGCCGTGACCGCTGTCCTCACCGGCCTCGCCGCGACGGCCATCCTGGCCGTGCTGTACCGGCGCAGGCATGACCGCTGACCCCACGCCCGACCCCATCGCCCGCCGCCGCCGACCCCGGCTCCGGCGCCTGGCCGCCGTGCTCGCCGCCGTCCTGGCCGCCGTGTCCGGCTACTTCACCGCCACGGCGATCCTCGCCGACGGCCCCAGCTACGACCAGATCCCGCCTCCACAACCCACCACCACCGGCGTGCCCCCCGATCTGTCGCCCGACGCACCGGCCCTCGCCGCCCCGCTGGGGGCCTCCGAGCCCGTCCACATCGACGTTCCCCGGGTGGGGATCCACGCCGACCTCATCGAAGTCGGCCAGAACGCCGACGGCTCGGTCGCCGTCCCCAGTGAGGACCAGGCGGCGCAGGCCGCCTGGTACACGGGGAGCGTCACCCCCGGCCAGACCGGCGCCACCGTCATCCTCGGCCACGTCGACTCGCGCGCCCTGCCCAGAGGACGCGCCGCCTTCTACCCCCTCGGCGCCGCCCACCCGAACGACGAGGTGGACGTCACCCGGCACGACCACACCGTCGCCCGGTTCCGGATCGACGTCGTCACCCTCGTCGACAAGCAGCACTTCCCCACCCAGGCCGTCTACGGCCCCACCGCCGCACCGGCCCTTCGACTGATCACCTGCGGCGGCACCTACACCACCACCGGCGGTTACGCCGCCAACGTCATCGTGTTCGCGCACTACGTCGGCAGCCGGCCCGCTGGCTGAGCGGTGCCCGCCGTAGGTGGGCGGTGGGCCGTGACGCGGGGCTGAGGCCCGGGCGGGCCGTCAAGCACGGGATCACTCATAAGGTGCAAAACGGCGCATTGAGGATAAACTACTCTCACCGGACGCCCGCCTCGGCGATCACCCGTATGCGGGATTCTCACGCGCCTCGTCCGAGGTCCGGGGGAGGGGGAGCGCGTGGGTCCGGGCGTTGACGATCCTCGCCAGGGGGAGTGGATCTCCTTCCCGCCGGAGCGACGCACCGGCAGAGTACCTGGCATGCGGGAGGTGGACGGGAGTCCCGAGGAGTTCCCAGTGTCATGATCGCGAACCGATCCCGGCCGCAGCGCGCCTCCACGACGCTCGTGCCCTTGCACGCCGTCCGAGTCCTGCTCCTCGTCCTCGTGCTCGCAGCGGTGCAGCTCGGTTCCGTCACGACCCAGGCGGACGCGGCGACGGTCATCAAGCTCGACGGGACAGCCACCAAGTCGTTCGCCCTCAACTCCACGACGACCATGGGCATCGCGGTGCCCTCCGGCACGCGCGCCGGCGACGTCCTCGTCGCGTCGGTCGGCATCGCGCGCTCGAGCGCGACCAGCCAACCCGCGATCACCGCGCCCTCGGGATGGACGCTCGCCTCCAGGACCAACTACTCCAGCACCTCCGCCCTCGCCGTGTACACCCACGCCTACGCGACCACGGACACCTCATACACCTGGACCTCCAACGCGGCGGTCGGCGGCGGGGTCGAGGTCTCGGCGTTCTCGGGGGTTGATCCGGTCACCCCCCTCGCCGGCTCCCAGGGCACCACCGTCACCCGGACCGCCTCTGTCCCCACGCCGTCCCTGACGGCGGCGGCCGGCAGCGGTCTGGTCGCGTCGTACTTCGGTTACCTGGCGAAGGCCGGCACGACCACGTGGACGAGCCCGAAGGGCATGAGCAGCCTCGGTCAGCTCAACGACTCGACGAAGCGCACGGCCATGCTCGCGGCCTATGTCGCCCAGGCCACGACCGGCAGCACTGGCGCCAAGACGGCCACCGCCTCCAGGACGCAGGACGTCGGAATCGGCGTCCTCACCGCGCTGAAGCCGGCTCCGAGCCCGCCGGTCGTCTCCGCGGTGGCGGTGACGGCGTCGACGCCGACGTCGCTGACGGTGGGGTGGACGACGGACATTCCGGCGAGTTCGCAGGTCGATTACGGCACGACGTCGAGTTATGGCAGTAGTACGACTCTGGATTCGACGCTGGCCACGCAGCACAGTCAGACGATTACCGGTCTCACGGCCGCGACCGCGTATCACTATCGGGTGCGCTCGACGGCGAACGGTCAGACGACGGTGTCGGCGGACAACACCGGCACCACGGCCACCGCTCCGCCGGCTGCGCCGGTGGTCTCCGCGGTGACGGTGACAGCGTCGACGTCCACGTCGCTGACGGTGGGGTGGACGACGGACATTGCCGCCGATTCGCAGATCGACTACGGCACGACGTCGAGTTATGGCAGTAGTACGACCCTCGACCCGACCCTGGCCACGCAGCACAGTCAGACCATTACCGGCCTGACCGCCGCGACCGCCTACCACTTCCGGGTGCGCTCGACGGCGAACGGTCAGACGACGGTGTCGGCGGACAATATCGGTACGACTGCGACTGCGCCGCCGGCTGCGCCGGTTGTGTCGGCTGTGTCGGTGACGGCGTCGACGCCGACGTCACTGACGGTGGGGTGGACGACCGACATTCCGGCGAGTTCGCAGATCGACTACGGGACCACGGTCGGCTACGGCAGCAGCACGACCCTCGACCCGACCCTGGCCACGCAGCACAGTCAGACCATCAGCGGTCTCACGGCCGCGACCGCGTACCACTTCCGGGTGCGCTCGACGGCGAACGGTCAGACCACCGTGTCGGCGGACAACACCGGCACCACGGCCACCGCCCCGCCGGCTGCGCCGGTGGTCTCCGCGGTGACGGTGACAGCGTCGACGCCCACGTCGCTGACGGTGGGGTGGACGACCGACATTGCCGCCGATTCGCAGATCGACTACGGGACCACGGTCGGCTACGGCAGCAGCACGACCCTCGACCCGACCCTGGCCACGCAGCACAGTCAGACCATCAGCGGTCTCACGGCCGCGACCGCGTACCACTTCCGGGTGCGCTCGACGGCGAACGGTCAGACGACGGTGTCGGCGGACAATATCGGTACGACTGCGACTGCGCCGCCGGCTGCGCCGGTTGTGTCGGCTGTGTCGGTGACGGCGTCGACGCCGACGTCACTGACGGTGGGGTGGACGACCGACATTCCGGCGAGTTCGCAGATCGACTACGGGACCACGGTCGGCTACGGCAGCAGCACGACCCTCGACCCGACCCTGGCCACGCAGCACAGTCAGACCATCAGCGGTCTCACGGCCGCGACCGCGTACCACTTCCGGGTGCGCTCGACGGCGAACGGTCAGACCACCGTGTCGGCGGACAACACCGGCACCACGGCCACCGCCCCGCCGGCTGCGCCGGTGGTCTCCGCGGTGACGGTGACAGCGTCGACGCCCACGTCGCTGACGGTGGGGTGGACGACCGACATTGCCGCCGATTCGCAGATCGACTACGGCACCACGGCCAGCTACGGCAGCAGCACGACCCTCGACCCGACCCTGGCCACGCAGCACAGTCAGACCATTACCGGCCTGACCGCCGCGACCGCCTACCACTTCCGGGTGCGCTCGACGGCGAACGGCCAGACCACCGTCTCCGCCGACAACACCGGCACCACCGCCACGCCCAGCCCACCCGCGACCCCGTCCCTCATCGTGGACACGGACATGTTCAGCGACGCCGACGACGCGGGCGCGCTCGCCGTCGCCTTCGGTCTGCAGCTCAAGGGCGAGGCCAAGGTGATCGCGATCAACGTCAACACGCGGACCGACCGCCCTGTCGTCGCCAAGGAATCGTGGGGCTGCGTGGAAGCGATCGCCCAGTTCTACGGTGCGACCAACATCCCCATCGGTGCCGACGGACCGGCCAACGGGACGGCCGTCAGCAGCCCTGACTGGGCCACGCCGTGCGCGAACGCTGCCACGCAGCCGCTCGTGCAGCCCGACGCAGCGCTCACCGTCTACCGCCGCGCGCTCGCCGCGCAGCCCGACGGGAGCGTGGTGATCGCCAGCACTGGCTTCCTGGAGAACCTCTCGGCGCTGTTGAACTCGCCGCCCGACGCGATCAGTCCCCTGTCGGGTCACGACCTGGTCGCCGCGAAGGTGCGCAACCTGGTGATCATGGGCGGTCAGTTCCCGAGCGGTTCCGCCCAGACCAACCTCGCCGGCAACGTCGCCGCCTCACAGAACGTCGTGGCCAACTGGCCGACGAAGATCGTGTGGGCCGGGTCCGAGGTCGGCGACGCCATCCACACCGGCAACACCGTGTCGCAGGTGCACCCGAGCAGCTCGCCGGTCCGCGCGGCCTACGAGGCGTTCGTCGGGCCGAACAACTGGATCTACTCCTACGACCTGGCCGCGGTGTACGCCGCGATCCGCCCGACCGACCCCGCGCTCAGCCCCGCGGGGCCCGGCACGAACGTCGTCGACAGCACCGGTGGCAACGCCTTCACCGCTGGCGCAGGAAACCAGTACTACCTGCAGCTGAACAACGCGACGTCGATCGACGCCTCGATCGAGGGCCTGCTCGACACCCTGCCGGCCCAACTGCCGCCCGCAGGACCGGTGATCAGCGGCCAGCAGGCGACCGCGATCGGCACCCAGGCGGCGACGGTGACCTGGACGACCAACGTGGTGGCCGACAGCCAGGTGCAGTACGGAACCACGACAAGCTACGGCTCCTCCTCGCTGCTCAACACCACGCTCACGACCTCCCACAGCGTCCAGTTGGCCGCCCTGACGCCGGGGACGACCTACCACTGTCGGGTGCTCAGCCGTGATTCCAGCGGCAACCTCTCCCAGTCGGGCGACTTCACCTTCACGACGTCGACCGGGCAGGTCTCCAGCGGCCCCTCGGACACCTTCGACACCAACACCCTGGACACCAGCCAGTGGATCGTGGGCACCTCCGGTTCCACCGTCGCCGCCCAGAACCAGGAGCTGGAGATCACCCACCCCGCAGGGGCCTGGACGACCGGGTCCGTCCAGAGTGCGACTCCGTACGACCAGACGGGCAAGTCCGTTCAGGTCCAGGTACGGCGCGCCGCGAACGCCGGCCAGGGCGGTACCACCTACGGCGAGACTTCGATCTTCATCACCCTCGACAGCACCCACTACGCCGAGTTCTTCCTGGCGGGCGGTGCGGCGACCGCCTGGGTCAACTCGGGATCGGGTGAGACCAACCTGACGCCCGCATGGCCCCGCTACGACGCGAACGCCATGCAGTGGTTCCGCTTCCGCGAAAGCGGCGGGACCCTGTACTGGGAGACCGCATCCGGCACCAGCGCGCCGGGCCCGTGGAGCGTCCTCGCCTCCGCGCCCGACCCGTTCCCGATGACCCAGACGACCTTCAAGATCGTGGCAGGCAGCAACACGACGACGAACGACGTCGCGAGCTTCGACAACGTCTCGACGAACTGAGGCGTCTGGGTCCCATCCGGGTGCGGGTGCGGGTGCCGGCGCGGCCACCGGTACAGGTGCAGTGCCGGGCGGGCACTCACAGGGGAGCGGTCAGGGCAGGAAGTACATGGGGTTGGGGATCTTGTACGTCTGCTCGGAGTAGCCGCCGTTCAGGTCACTGTACTGGTCGCCGAAGTTGGCGGTGATGTTCCAGCCCTGGGCCGCCAGGTACGCGCGGGTGCCGGACTTGTACTGGGTGGTGGTGCAGGTCCAGGTCGGGGTGGCGCAACTGGACAGGTACGCCGGGGGGTTGGCGACGTTCTTGAGGAAAAGGTGGCTGTCGTCCGCGTCGGGGTAGCCCTGGGAGGTGAGCTGGCGGACGGTGTCGGCTCGCTGCGACTCGGGCCGGCCGGTGATGTAGAAGACCGTGTAGCCCTGGGCCTTGGCCCAGTTGGCGAGGTTGTTCATGCCGAAGACGGCGGGGAAGTTCTTGGTCGCGATGTACTGGGCGTTGCTGGCCGGGTTGTAGACGAAGGTCGTCTCGAGCTCGTAGTTGTAGGTGGACAGCGCCGTGTCGTCCACGTCGAGCACGACGGCGCGCTTGCCGCTGTGGTCGTGCTTGATCTTCTGGGCCAGGTACTTCTCGGCCTTGGCCTCGATGCCCTGGACCTGTATCGCGTAGTTGCTGCTCGGCGAGGCCCAGTGCTCGCCGTTGGCGTCCACCGTGTCGCCGTAGTACGCCTTGATCTGGCTGACCTCGTCGGTCATGTTGGTGATCTGCGTGTCGCTGGTCGGTACCCGGCCGCCGGCGAGGGCGAGGCCTCCACCCCCCACCAGGGCGCCGGCCGCCACGCCGACCGCGAGAGTGGCGAACGTGCGGGAGTGGTTCCTGAGAGTCCAAGCGCGCGTCAAGTTCGGCTCCTTTGCCGGCGGACGTGTCGGTAAAAGCGTGAAGGTCCGTTCTTACCGTCCCGGCCTCGCCCTTGTCTATGCGCGTGGATTGACCTTCGTCCCGGTGCCCCTGCGGTGGCAGACTCGGAGTCATGAACTCACACCTGGCCGAGCCGGAGCAGCAACTCTCCGATTCCAGCGCGCTGTTGCTCGACTACCTCGACTACTACCGGTCCGTGATCGGCGCCAAGATCGAGGGAATGTCCGACGCGGAGCTGCGCGGCAGCCGGCTTGCCTCCGGGTGGAGCCCGATCGAACTGCTGAAGCACCTCGTGCACATGGAGCAGCGCTGGCTGCGCTGGGGTTTCCGGGGAGAGCAAGTCTCCGCGCCCTGGGGCGACCGCGGCGGCTCCGATGACCGCTGGTACGTCGGCCCGGACGAGAAGGCCGCCGACCTGCTGGCCGCGCTGCACGCGGGTGGCGAGTACACCCGAGCCGTCGTGACGGGCACGCCGCTGTCCACCGTCGCCGCGGCCGGCGGCCGGTTCCCGGATGACGGCACCCCGCGGCCCTCCCTGGGCTGGATCCTGTTCCACGTCCTGCAGGAGTACGCCCGCCACGCGGGCCACCTGGACATCGTCCGAGAGCTCGCGGACGGCGCCACCGGCGAGTAGCCGGCGTCAGACGCGAGGCGTCGGGATGAGGACCGGACGCTCGCGGGCGGGAACGCGACGAGGCTGAGCGAGCGGGGGGCGGGAAGGCGACGGGGCTGAGCGAGCGGGGGCGGGAAGGCGACGGGGCTGAGCGAGCGGGGGCGGGAAGGCGACGGGCTGGAAGGCCACGGGGCCGGACGGCGACGGGGCAGGGACCTTCGGAGGGGCCGACAGGCCCAAGACCGGCCCCGGCACGCCCGCCTAGCGTGGCTTCAGGTGTTTCCAAGGAGCGTGATCCCATGACTCTCACCCCGTACTCTCCTGCCGGTCCCGCTCGTCGGCTCCACTCGGGGATCGCGCCCGTCGGCTGGGTGGTGGTGGGCGTCGCCGCGATGGCCCTTGCCGGCGCCGTGGAAGGGGTCGTCGAGATCGGCCGCGAGATCCTGGGCCCGAGCCCGGCCGCGCCGGACGCCTCCTCCGAGGTGTCGAGCCGGCCCCCGGCCGCGATCGCGTCGCACGAGATCGCCGGGTTCTTCCTTGTCGCGGCGACGTTCTATGTCGTGAGGCTCGTTCGCCGCGCGATGGCGGACCTCATGGACACCGCCCGGGAGATCGGCATGGCCAGGAAGTGACGGAGGGCGGGCGGTCGGAGACCGGCGTCCGGGCGTGGGGTGCCCCGCGCTGCCCAGAACTGCCCAGAACTGCCCAGAACTGCCCAGCGCAGCCCAGTGCTGCCCGGGGCTAGACGGTCGGCGCGTTGTCGCCTTGGGGCTGTGCCGCCGTCGCGCGGGCCTGCTCCTCCGTGCGTTCGGGCAGCAGCAGGACCGCGCCGACGAGGAAGCAGACGGCGCCGATGAGCGTCTGCATGTTGGCCCGGTCGAGGTTCTTCACCTCACCGGTGACGGGGTTGACGTAGCCGGCCACCGCCGAGACGCCGAAGGCGATGGAACCGAGCAGGTTGACCAGCGTGATCCACCAGGACCAGACGCGCGGGCGCCAGGCGAGCCAGCCGTGGCACGCCTCGTACCAGGCGAGGCCGCTGGCCACGAGGAAGCAGACCGAGCCGATCGCGTCGGGCCGCCAGACGTGCTGGTGCGCCGCCTGCGCGGAGAGATTGCCCGCCATGGCGATGCCGGTGCTGACGTTGAAGTAGACGGTCCCGACGAGTTGGATCGCGGTGGCCCACCAGTCGATCCGGCCGGGCTGCAGGACGAAGAACCGCCGCTGCCGGGAGAGGTGCCGCGTCGGGGAGGCGGCGTCGACCGCCTCCCGGTAGCTGAGGAAGGCGGCCGAGGTGAAGAACAGGGAGCCGACGAAGTAGGTGACGGTGTCGCCACGCGCCCCGACCGCGTCACCGTAGGCGGGCACCGAGCCGACGGCGAACAGCACCGAGCCGACGGCGAATAGGACGGCGATCCACCAGCCCCGCGCCGAGGGCGCCCACCAGGTCGATCCCTCGGGTGGTCGCTGATGCTTGCGGTGATGCCGTGTTCCGCGCCGGACGGTCACCCCGTCCGGGCCGAGATGATCGGTGAACGTCGCGGCGGCGAGGGCGCCAGGGACGCGGCGGGTACGACGTCGCTCAGCCATCGCCACCTCCGTTGTCGAGGTCGCGGCCGCCACCACCAGCACCGCCGCCACCACCTCGATCGTCCCTCGCACGAGCCCGACGGGCGAGGCGACGGGCCAGGAGGACGGCCCAGGAGGACGGCCCAGGAGGACGGCCCGTCGGCCACGTCTCGCGCCGCCTCGCCCCCGTCTGGCCGGGGTGGGGCGGCGTTCCTCAGCCCGCCGAGGTGGTCGGCGCGCCCGCCTCGGCATGCGCGGCGACCGCAGCATGTGCGGCGGCCTCGGCGGCCTGCATGATCCGGATCAGCGGAGTGATGTCCCTGTCGAAGCTGAACTCGCGCAGGATCGTCGCCCAGCGGTCGCCGTCCCGGCGCCAGACGAAGCTGTAGCGCACCGGGATGCCCTGCTGCACCCGATGCATGATGATCGTCCCCTGCTCGCCGTGGACGCTCGTCGCGAGGAAGCGCACGTCGTCGATGCTCTCGCCCACCCGCGCGCCCTGGTCCCTGAGGCCGCGGCGGTGCGTCATGAACTGGTCCTTCGTGATGACGGCCACCTGACCGGCCTCGTCGACCCGGATGTTCTCGAAGCTCGGGTCGTAGAGCGCGTCGAGCGCCTCCACGTCCATGGCGAGACCGGCGTTCAGGTACTCCCGCATGCGATCGACCAGCGACTCGTCCACAGTCAACTCCCCCTTGTACAACTGCCTCAGGCGTCCCGGGCGGGTGCGTCCGCACCACCGCCCCGCCTCACCGACCGCCAACGGCGCCACATGGTTCCGGCCGTGGCGTCCCCGTAGAGTCGCCTCAGGTGATCGGAAGCGAGGGGGCTCGGCCGATGGTGCTTCGGGTACGTGGGATCGTTCTGCCGGAACGGGAGGAGCGGTCGTTCTGGATCGACGGCGACGTGCTGCGGACCGAACCGGATCAGGTGCGGCTTTCGGGTGTGGACTCGGATTCGGGGCCGGGTTCGGGGGCTGGGTGCGGGTTCAAGTTCGGGCACGGTGGCGGTGGCGGACGCGGAGACGGTCGTCGACGGTGGCTGGTTGCTGCCCGGCCTGGTCGACGTGCACACGCACCCCGGCACCGAGGACCGGAACGCCGGGTTCAGTGACACCACGCTCCGCCGCCACCTGCTCGACCACCGCGACGCGGGCGTGCTCCTGGTGCGCACCCCCGGGTCGGCGGCCAGGATTCCGGACTGGGTGGAGGACGACCCCGAGCTGCCGCGCGTCCGTTCCGCCGGCCGATGGCTGGCCACGCCCGGCCGGTTCTTCCCCGGCTTCGGACGGGACGTGAGCGAGGCCGATCTGGTCCAGGCGGCCGTCGAAGAGGCCAAGGCCGCCAACGGCTGGTGCAAAGTGATCGGCGACTGGCATCCCGACCAGCTGGCGCTCCCGCTGGAGACGCTCACCGCGGTGGTGGACGCCGTCCACGCCGTCGGCGGTCGGGTCGCCGTGCACTGCCAGACCGCCGACGGCAGCGCCAACGCGGTCCTGGCCGGTGCGGACAGCCTGGAGCACGGCATGCACCTGGACCCGGACCTCATCGACCGGATGGCGGCCCAGGGCACGGCCTTCGTGCCGACGCTCAGTGTCTTCGGCGCGGGCGCGGACCGGCGGCGCGCCCAGGAGCCCAGCGCCCGCCGCGACTGGTGGCTGGCCGGCTGGGAAGGCATGCTGCCGAACGTCGAGGCCGCGCACCAGGCCGGCGTCCGGATCCTGGCGGGCACCGACAGCTTCCCCTGCGGCACGGTCATGACGGAGGTCGACTGGCTCGTCCGCGCCGGACTGTCCACCGAGGCCGCGCTGGGCGCGGCGTCCTGGGAGGCCCGCTCCTGGCTGGGCCTGCCAGGACTCGTCGACGGCGGCCCCGCCGACCTCGTGGCCTACGACAGCGATCCGACCCTCGACCCCTCGGTGCTGGCCCGCCCGAGTCGCGTCATCCTGCGGGGACGGGTCGTCGCCTGAGTGAGTGAGCCGGGGTGCGCCGGGTGCGCCGTGTGCGCCGCGTGCGCTGTGTGGGACTGGGCGGGCTGGGCGGGCTGGGCGGGCTGGACGGAAAAGAATTTTCTTTAGCTAAAGTAATGAGCTAGGGTAAGCATCATGCCTGAGTTGCCCGAGCACGACGACGCGGCGATCGCCACGCTGCGCTCCGCCGTGATGCGGCTCGCTCGGCGGCTGCGCAATCAGCGGGTGGAGGAGTCCCTCACGCCCACGGAGATGCAGGTCCTGGCCACGCTCGCCCGTTGCGGCAGTGCCACGCCGGGGGAGCTCGCCAGGCGCGAGCACGTGCAGCCGCCGTCGATGACGCGGATCATCGCGATGCTGGAGGAGAAGGGTCTGGTGCGGCGCGAGCCGCACCCGCAGGACCGCCGGCAGGTGGTCGTCAGCAGTACCGAGCAGGCCGAGAGCATTCTCGACCAGAGCAGGGCCAAGCGTGATGCCTGGCTCGCGGAGCTCGCGTCCGGCCTGACCGAGGAGGAGTGGGCCGTGCTGCGCGCGGCTGCGCCCGTCCTCGAACGGCTGGCCCAGCTCTGACCGGTGATGCGCCCGTCCCGCGCAACTGAGGCATGCGGAGGAGAGAAGAGAAGGACAACCGCACAGGGGACGCAAGCTCTTGCATTCGTCGCACGGAGAGACTGAGAACACCGAAGCCGAGACGACCGACCACGATACGAAGCTCGACCAGCACCACAGCACGACGCGCTTCACGAAGCACGACCTGAAGAACGAGAACGAGAACGAGAACGACGCCCGCGGCCACACGCGGGACGACAACCGAATACAGGGCCTCGCGAAGGACGCCGACCGCCGCCGCGGCGGGATGTTCTCCGCGCTGCACAACCGCAACTACCGCTACTTCTTCGCCGGCCAGGTCGTCTCCAACTCGGGGACGTGGATCCAGCGCATCGCGCAGGACTGGCTGGTGCTGAGCCTGACCGGCAGCACCCTCGCGGTGGGGATCACCACCGCCATGCAGTTCCTGCCCGTGCTGCTCTTCGGCCTCTTCGGCGGCGTGATCGCCGACCGCTTCCCGAAGCGGCAGCTGCTGATGTTCACCCAGGGTGCGATGGGCCTCCTCGCCGCCGCCCTCGCCGTGATGACGCTGGCCGGGGTGGTGCGGGCGGAGCACATCTACGTGTTCGCCTTCCTGCTCGGACTGGTGACCGTCGTCGACAACCCGGCCCGGCAGACCTTCGTGGTCGAGATGGTCGGCAAGTCCGACCTCGCGAACGCGGTCAGCCTCAACTCGGCCAACTTCCAGACCGCCCGGCTCATCGGGCCTGCCGTTGCGGGTGGGTTGATGGCCGCCGTCGGCGCGGGCTGGGCCTTCGCGGTCAACGCGCTGTCGTTCGGTGCCGTGATCCTCGGCCTGATGGCGATGCGCGGCAGCGAGCTGCGCCGCACACCGCAACTGCCCAGGGAAAAGGGCCAGCTGAGAGAGGGTCTGCGCTACGTCGCGGAGCGCCCGGACCTGATCTGGCCGATCGTGCTGCTCGGCTTCATCGGCACCTTCGGCTTCAACTTTCCGACGGTGCTGTCCGGGTTCGCCTACTCGGTCTTCCATGTCGGCCCCGGGTTGTACGGTCTGCTCAACACGGCTCTGGCGGTCGGCTCCCTGGTGGGCGCCCTCCTGGCGGCGAAGCGCAGCCGCCCGCGCCTTCGGCTGCTCGTCGCAGCGGCCCTGGGTTTCGGCCTCCTTGAGGCGGCGGCGGGCCTCGCGCCGGACTACTGGGCCTTCGCCGGAGTGCTGACGCTGGTGGGTCTGCTCGGCCTGACCTGCAACACGGCGGCGAACGCGCTGGTCCAGCTTCGTACGGCACCGGAGATGCGGGGACGGGTCATGAGCCTCTTCATGATGGTCTTCGCGGGAGGCACGCCACTGGGAGCACCGCTCGTCGGCTGGCTGACGCAGCAGTACGGGCCTCGGGTGGGGCTGCTGGCGTGCGGACTGGTCTCGGCGGCGGCAGCCGGCGTGGTGGGCCTGGTCCTTGCGAGGATCGGACAGCTGCGACTGCGGTTCGATCTGCTGCACGGGTTCGGGCAGCAGGGGCACGTGGTGGCGCTGGTGCCGCGATAAGAAGATCAACTAGGGTCTGAGCTGGGGGTTTTCACTCTTGTGAGTGATGGTGTGGGGCTTGGTGGGGTGTCATAATTGTTCTATGGACGCCTCGATGTTCGGGGGCGGGTGTGAAGACGGAGATGCGTCCATGGGTGAGGTGTTTTCTGCCTCGCTGGGGGACGTGTTCCGTGCCGATCCCCTGACTCC
This window encodes:
- a CDS encoding class F sortase, which produces MTADPTPDPIARRRRPRLRRLAAVLAAVLAAVSGYFTATAILADGPSYDQIPPPQPTTTGVPPDLSPDAPALAAPLGASEPVHIDVPRVGIHADLIEVGQNADGSVAVPSEDQAAQAAWYTGSVTPGQTGATVILGHVDSRALPRGRAAFYPLGAAHPNDEVDVTRHDHTVARFRIDVVTLVDKQHFPTQAVYGPTAAPALRLITCGGTYTTTGGYAANVIVFAHYVGSRPAG
- a CDS encoding fibronectin type III domain-containing protein, which produces MIANRSRPQRASTTLVPLHAVRVLLLVLVLAAVQLGSVTTQADAATVIKLDGTATKSFALNSTTTMGIAVPSGTRAGDVLVASVGIARSSATSQPAITAPSGWTLASRTNYSSTSALAVYTHAYATTDTSYTWTSNAAVGGGVEVSAFSGVDPVTPLAGSQGTTVTRTASVPTPSLTAAAGSGLVASYFGYLAKAGTTTWTSPKGMSSLGQLNDSTKRTAMLAAYVAQATTGSTGAKTATASRTQDVGIGVLTALKPAPSPPVVSAVAVTASTPTSLTVGWTTDIPASSQVDYGTTSSYGSSTTLDSTLATQHSQTITGLTAATAYHYRVRSTANGQTTVSADNTGTTATAPPAAPVVSAVTVTASTSTSLTVGWTTDIAADSQIDYGTTSSYGSSTTLDPTLATQHSQTITGLTAATAYHFRVRSTANGQTTVSADNIGTTATAPPAAPVVSAVSVTASTPTSLTVGWTTDIPASSQIDYGTTVGYGSSTTLDPTLATQHSQTISGLTAATAYHFRVRSTANGQTTVSADNTGTTATAPPAAPVVSAVTVTASTPTSLTVGWTTDIAADSQIDYGTTVGYGSSTTLDPTLATQHSQTISGLTAATAYHFRVRSTANGQTTVSADNIGTTATAPPAAPVVSAVSVTASTPTSLTVGWTTDIPASSQIDYGTTVGYGSSTTLDPTLATQHSQTISGLTAATAYHFRVRSTANGQTTVSADNTGTTATAPPAAPVVSAVTVTASTPTSLTVGWTTDIAADSQIDYGTTASYGSSTTLDPTLATQHSQTITGLTAATAYHFRVRSTANGQTTVSADNTGTTATPSPPATPSLIVDTDMFSDADDAGALAVAFGLQLKGEAKVIAINVNTRTDRPVVAKESWGCVEAIAQFYGATNIPIGADGPANGTAVSSPDWATPCANAATQPLVQPDAALTVYRRALAAQPDGSVVIASTGFLENLSALLNSPPDAISPLSGHDLVAAKVRNLVIMGGQFPSGSAQTNLAGNVAASQNVVANWPTKIVWAGSEVGDAIHTGNTVSQVHPSSSPVRAAYEAFVGPNNWIYSYDLAAVYAAIRPTDPALSPAGPGTNVVDSTGGNAFTAGAGNQYYLQLNNATSIDASIEGLLDTLPAQLPPAGPVISGQQATAIGTQAATVTWTTNVVADSQVQYGTTTSYGSSSLLNTTLTTSHSVQLAALTPGTTYHCRVLSRDSSGNLSQSGDFTFTTSTGQVSSGPSDTFDTNTLDTSQWIVGTSGSTVAAQNQELEITHPAGAWTTGSVQSATPYDQTGKSVQVQVRRAANAGQGGTTYGETSIFITLDSTHYAEFFLAGGAATAWVNSGSGETNLTPAWPRYDANAMQWFRFRESGGTLYWETASGTSAPGPWSVLASAPDPFPMTQTTFKIVAGSNTTTNDVASFDNVSTN
- a CDS encoding HAD family acid phosphatase, with the protein product MTRAWTLRNHSRTFATLAVGVAAGALVGGGGLALAGGRVPTSDTQITNMTDEVSQIKAYYGDTVDANGEHWASPSSNYAIQVQGIEAKAEKYLAQKIKHDHSGKRAVVLDVDDTALSTYNYELETTFVYNPASNAQYIATKNFPAVFGMNNLANWAKAQGYTVFYITGRPESQRADTVRQLTSQGYPDADDSHLFLKNVANPPAYLSSCATPTWTCTTTQYKSGTRAYLAAQGWNITANFGDQYSDLNGGYSEQTYKIPNPMYFLP
- a CDS encoding DinB family protein translates to MNSHLAEPEQQLSDSSALLLDYLDYYRSVIGAKIEGMSDAELRGSRLASGWSPIELLKHLVHMEQRWLRWGFRGEQVSAPWGDRGGSDDRWYVGPDEKAADLLAALHAGGEYTRAVVTGTPLSTVAAAGGRFPDDGTPRPSLGWILFHVLQEYARHAGHLDIVRELADGATGE
- a CDS encoding DUF4440 domain-containing protein: MTVDESLVDRMREYLNAGLAMDVEALDALYDPSFENIRVDEAGQVAVITKDQFMTHRRGLRDQGARVGESIDDVRFLATSVHGEQGTIIMHRVQQGIPVRYSFVWRRDGDRWATILREFSFDRDITPLIRIMQAAEAAAHAAVAAHAEAGAPTTSAG
- a CDS encoding amidohydrolase family protein, producing MHTHPGTEDRNAGFSDTTLRRHLLDHRDAGVLLVRTPGSAARIPDWVEDDPELPRVRSAGRWLATPGRFFPGFGRDVSEADLVQAAVEEAKAANGWCKVIGDWHPDQLALPLETLTAVVDAVHAVGGRVAVHCQTADGSANAVLAGADSLEHGMHLDPDLIDRMAAQGTAFVPTLSVFGAGADRRRAQEPSARRDWWLAGWEGMLPNVEAAHQAGVRILAGTDSFPCGTVMTEVDWLVRAGLSTEAALGAASWEARSWLGLPGLVDGGPADLVAYDSDPTLDPSVLARPSRVILRGRVVA